The window CTATCAGCCTGCTCTACACGCTATTTTGGCTAGGCTTGGGGCTGAGCTTGGCCACAATTCATATCTACTTAGTGCCGCTGCACCGGGCGCTGCAAGGGGCTTGGCTGGTGGGTGGGCTAGCGTCGCTGGTGCTCTCCCACGGAATTGACGGCCCCTTGGCTCAAACGGTGGTGGAAACTCCTGCGGTATTGTGGGGTCTGGGTTTTACCTTCGTAGCGCTGACCGGCATCTTCTTTAAGGAAGCCTTTTGCTTTGACCGTGTAGAGACTAAGCTGCTCACGCCCTTGGTGCCACTGCTGCTGCTGGGTCACCTGTTTGGCATGCTGCCGCTGGTGGCCGAGCAAACCCTGCTAGCAGGCTGGGCAATTTTGTTTTTGGTATTTGCGCTGCGCAAAGCTGTGCAGCCCATTGTGCCCGACATTGGCGATAAATCGGTTTTCGCCTATCTAAAACAGCAGCGCTCAAACGCCTAAGCTTCGAGGCTTACGCTCTGTTGACAATACTGGCTTAGGGGTAGAGTGACTGGTTTACCTCCGCATTTATACTGGGGATATGCCTGTGCTAGCCCTATGACCTACTGAGATGTTATGCCGACGGGCAGTGATGGTCTTTGAGTCTCATTTCGCCAGCACCTATTTCCTCTGAGGCAATATGAGCAACACTCCTGTTCCTGCAGTCGCCGCACCCTTTACGCAACCCAATTCGCAAAGGTCAAATCGCTCTGGCCAAAAAAAGACACCTGATTCAAGCCCAGCGTCTCTAAGCGATGAGCCGTGGGTCAAGGCCTTGTTTGGTTTTAGCCAAGCTGTTGCGACTAAGCCGAAAGGGGTGCAGCGCCAGGCCTTCAGCATTCCAGAAACAGTAACCGGCTCGGAAAGAGCGTCCATTACAAGGCCGCGCCGTTCTCAAACCGATCTGACGGTTGGTGAGACTACAGCAGCGCTCTATTCTCTGGGGGATTTGGCGCCTCAGTTGGCGAACCCACTGTCCCCGTTACGCGATCGCGATCGTCAAGCACTGGCAGAAATTTTTGATCACGAGCACATGGTCGCCGTCGAGGCCGATATTCTGACTCGCCTTAGCTACTTAGTGCCCGAACCCTCGTGGGACATAGAACCTTACGAGTTCTTACGAGAGTTCTTGTAGCTTTGATCTAAGTACTAACAATCCTTAGGCTGTAGCAAGATGCCGATACAGCTGTATCGGTAATTGCGGGCCTAGAGGATATCGTCTGTGCTGGTAAAACTTGGCGTGTAGCGATCGCTTTAGGAAATTAAAGTAGACGTTTAATCAGTCTTTTGAAACTGTTTTTCTAAAAAGTGTCAATCCACCTAAAGGTAGATTTACGCTTTTGGCTGGCTCTATATTTAGGTCGTTATAGTACAAAAAAATACGCGGTCAACAAACTCGCTGGACTCATGTCCTAAATTCAAATTTGACTTGATTACAAAAGTCTTAGAAATTTGTGATGGCTTTTCATGCCTGCAAGTTAATTTTCTTTTTTAACTTTGAATAAATTTATACTTTTGAAGTTTATCTGAAGCTTTCTCAGATCTTACCTTCTTTCAAAGCAGAAGCACTTGGCTATAGATAGACTATACCTGTGAGCTAGTGTTTGTTTACTAACTTATTGTGGTGAATAGCTAAGACTTGCCTTTTAGCTTCGTGCTCTCCTGATCGGCTTAGAATCTCAATGCTCTAGCTTGCAAAGTTTTCCTCATAAATGTTCCTAAAAAAACAATAGCAGCAAAATATGAATTTTAGGGCGTTGTTCTTTAGAGGGAACCATCGGATTGACAACACCGTCTTTTTCCTAAACAGAAATTTCTAAGAGCTAGCTTATCATTTATTCACTACAAGTCGCACTCCTTGCTTGTAGGCGGTTGGCTTGTGTAGCTATTTATTACTCAAGGATTTTTGGATTTCACACAGTGTTTTGTGTGGTTAACCTCTCAAAGCTATAGTCGTAAATTTAGTAAATTGATTAATTATGTCTACCTTAGCCCAAGTCCGTTTGGTGATTCTTCAGTATGCCGGTGATTTTCAGGAGGCTTATAACCTACTTGCTGAGTCAGGTAAGCAAGAATATTTCAGCCATCAATATACTATAAATAGTTCTATTGAAATAGGTCGCCGGATTGATGAGGTTATCCATGTCTGCTGTAAAACCAGTTCTGAATATAGCGAACTTTTAGAGCCTGGCCTTAGAGCTGTGGGTGGTAACCTTGATCCTTACAAAGAGCCAAAACGGTTGTTGAAATTACTTCAAGAGCAAAAGCCTACCCATCTGGTGGTTCATTTCCCGTTGGTCGCTGCGTTCAAGTGGGCCAAGCAAAATAATGTGAAAGTTATAGGCCTGTTTGCCGATTCTTTTCAA is drawn from Leptolyngbya subtilissima AS-A7 and contains these coding sequences:
- a CDS encoding DUF2301 domain-containing membrane protein, whose translation is MDSAANEIPSPAIYTGQFGDYTITQGDRRGVVLYRTGLVVAALAFGLGTVLALGFNQNLTLVQSISLLYTLFWLGLGLSLATIHIYLVPLHRALQGAWLVGGLASLVLSHGIDGPLAQTVVETPAVLWGLGFTFVALTGIFFKEAFCFDRVETKLLTPLVPLLLLGHLFGMLPLVAEQTLLAGWAILFLVFALRKAVQPIVPDIGDKSVFAYLKQQRSNA